One Thermicanus aegyptius DSM 12793 DNA segment encodes these proteins:
- a CDS encoding Ger(x)C family spore germination protein, which translates to MGHLLRIHLSLFLFLPLLFLSSCAFRDIDKRGFVVGMGIDPGKEKKYLITLKVAIPNPDIKSGESDFQIYSEENDFIGEAVKRLGAKVEKQLDFNHTKMILFGEKLIKREEVSSLIDWFLRRQEIQRVALVGVGRPDAYSILKIKPKSEHIPFNFLFLAFEESGSNSPYIITTHLFDLSRRLFERGLDPVLPIIRKNKNKGAIINQVVLLDKKKAVTELTPEETEILNLLMYQKRQTGFIVEKGNKKFFLNIGPNHAKIKRWAGDKNGTQTATIQVQLEGELNEMKAKSTQKDLPVYESMATQTLKKKVERLIKKIQKNNVDPLGLGLLYRSHHLGEQGWEKWKSSYPRMKIDVDVKVKIFSTGGINQ; encoded by the coding sequence ATGGGGCACCTCTTACGGATCCATCTCTCCCTATTTCTCTTTCTCCCCCTTCTTTTCCTTTCCTCATGCGCCTTCCGGGATATTGATAAACGGGGATTCGTGGTCGGCATGGGAATTGACCCGGGAAAGGAGAAGAAATACCTGATCACTCTCAAAGTAGCGATCCCGAATCCCGACATCAAATCGGGTGAAAGCGATTTCCAGATCTACAGCGAAGAGAATGATTTCATCGGAGAGGCGGTCAAACGATTGGGCGCAAAGGTGGAAAAACAGCTCGATTTTAACCATACCAAAATGATTCTGTTCGGAGAAAAGTTGATAAAAAGAGAAGAGGTCTCTTCCCTTATCGACTGGTTCTTGCGCAGACAAGAGATCCAGCGGGTTGCCCTCGTAGGCGTCGGGCGGCCGGACGCCTACTCCATTCTAAAGATCAAACCAAAGTCGGAACACATCCCTTTTAATTTCCTTTTCCTCGCCTTTGAAGAGAGCGGTTCCAACTCCCCTTATATTATCACAACCCACCTTTTCGACCTGTCCCGCCGTCTCTTTGAACGGGGGCTTGATCCGGTTCTGCCGATCATTCGGAAAAATAAAAATAAGGGGGCGATCATCAACCAGGTCGTCCTCCTGGATAAGAAAAAAGCAGTAACAGAACTTACACCGGAAGAGACGGAAATATTAAATCTCCTTATGTACCAAAAAAGGCAGACAGGATTTATTGTTGAAAAAGGAAATAAGAAATTTTTTCTAAACATTGGTCCCAACCATGCGAAAATAAAACGATGGGCCGGGGATAAAAACGGGACGCAGACCGCCACGATCCAGGTTCAACTGGAAGGGGAACTGAATGAGATGAAAGCCAAGTCTACTCAAAAAGATCTACCGGTGTATGAATCGATGGCCACGCAAACGCTAAAGAAGAAAGTGGAGCGTTTAATCAAGAAAATCCAGAAAAATAATGTAGACCCCCTAGGTTTAGGACTCCTCTACCGATCCCACCACCTAGGTGAACAGGGTTGGGAAAAATGGAAAAGCTCCTATCCTCGCATGAAAATCGATGTGGATGTGAAGGTAAAGATCTTTAGCACCGGGGGAATAAATCAATAA